In bacterium, a single window of DNA contains:
- the rsxC gene encoding Electron transport complex subunit RsxC, protein MTFLHDRHPDRESNALRAVQERMALLGRPLTPGEIDALASEIGLPVALLHGVATFYEDTHPQTVGQTRILCCQGTACLVDGAGETGAALEEALQICHRQVTSDGAFSLERVYCLGRCHAAPSLMMQRGTSREVVDRVTPAELPGLLQLARAGEPVSQPQEVRVEAHSDPVILLRRMDRGASATDLATALAGGAYEGLRKALQMTNAQIIEEVKTSGLRGRGGAGFPTGQKWSFAAGYDADQKFVCCNADEGDPGSYIDKLLMERDPHGLLAGMAIAGLAIGATEGVIYLRSEYPEAIAILKTAIAEATAAGLLGSDILGSGKSFQVRLFLGAGAYVCGEETAMLRSIEGLRGEVSVRPPFPAEKGLYGKPTVVNNVETLANIDWILTHGGAAYAAIGIGRSRGTKAVSLNSLFARPGLYEVPLGTSLRTIIEELGGGLRDTLILKGVQIGGPMGGILPPEDLDTPLGFEELARVGGLLGHGSVVAIDDRVNMIDLARHLFEFTADESCGKCVPCRIGSVRGVELLDRLPQANRRSEAELQLLEDLLETMELGSLCALGGGVPAAIYSILRHWRHELLPPAAPDAATGTSEQRGPADS, encoded by the coding sequence ATGACCTTCCTGCATGACCGGCATCCTGACCGGGAATCCAATGCGCTGCGTGCAGTGCAGGAGCGGATGGCGTTGCTCGGACGCCCCCTGACTCCAGGCGAAATCGATGCCCTGGCCAGCGAAATCGGGCTGCCAGTGGCGCTGTTGCATGGTGTCGCGACCTTCTACGAGGACACCCATCCCCAGACTGTCGGGCAGACACGCATTCTCTGTTGCCAGGGGACCGCCTGCCTTGTTGATGGGGCCGGGGAAACAGGCGCAGCTCTCGAGGAAGCCCTCCAGATCTGCCATCGACAGGTCACCTCTGATGGAGCCTTCTCGCTGGAGCGGGTCTATTGCCTCGGACGCTGCCATGCTGCACCCAGCCTCATGATGCAGCGGGGCACCAGCCGGGAAGTCGTCGACCGGGTGACGCCCGCTGAACTGCCGGGACTCCTCCAACTGGCTCGCGCAGGCGAGCCGGTCAGTCAGCCCCAGGAGGTGCGAGTCGAGGCGCACAGCGATCCGGTCATCCTGCTCCGCCGCATGGACCGAGGTGCCAGTGCAACAGATCTGGCAACTGCCCTGGCAGGGGGAGCGTATGAGGGACTCCGCAAAGCCCTGCAGATGACAAATGCCCAGATCATTGAAGAAGTCAAAACCTCCGGACTCCGTGGCCGGGGCGGCGCGGGATTCCCGACCGGCCAAAAGTGGAGTTTCGCCGCCGGCTACGACGCCGATCAAAAGTTTGTCTGCTGTAACGCCGATGAGGGCGACCCCGGTTCCTACATCGATAAGCTCCTCATGGAGCGGGACCCGCACGGACTCCTGGCGGGTATGGCGATCGCCGGCCTCGCTATCGGCGCGACTGAAGGTGTCATCTACCTCCGCTCTGAGTACCCCGAAGCCATCGCGATCCTGAAGACCGCCATCGCTGAAGCCACCGCCGCAGGACTCCTGGGGAGCGACATCCTCGGGTCCGGGAAATCGTTCCAGGTACGGCTCTTTCTGGGAGCAGGGGCCTATGTCTGCGGCGAAGAGACTGCCATGCTCCGGTCCATCGAGGGACTGCGGGGCGAAGTCTCTGTCCGGCCACCCTTTCCGGCGGAGAAGGGGCTCTATGGCAAGCCGACTGTCGTCAACAATGTCGAAACCCTGGCGAACATCGACTGGATCCTGACGCATGGTGGAGCCGCCTACGCCGCCATTGGCATCGGACGCTCCCGGGGCACCAAAGCCGTGTCCCTCAACTCCCTGTTCGCCAGACCGGGACTCTACGAAGTCCCGTTGGGGACCTCCTTACGCACGATCATCGAAGAACTCGGCGGGGGCCTGCGCGACACTCTCATCCTGAAAGGTGTCCAGATCGGTGGTCCCATGGGAGGCATTTTGCCACCCGAGGACCTCGATACTCCGCTGGGCTTTGAGGAACTCGCGCGAGTCGGAGGTTTGCTTGGACATGGCAGTGTTGTCGCCATCGATGACCGCGTCAACATGATCGATCTGGCCAGGCACCTGTTCGAGTTCACCGCTGATGAGTCCTGCGGCAAGTGTGTCCCCTGCCGGATCGGTAGCGTGCGGGGTGTCGAGTTACTCGATCGCCTGCCGCAGGCAAACAGACGGTCGGAGGCGGAACTCCAGCTGCTGGAGGACCTGCTGGAGACGATGGAACTCGGCAGCCTCTGCGCCCTTGGCGGCGGGGTCCCGGCAGCCATCTACAGCATCCTGCGGCATTGGCGACATGAATTGCTTCCCCCAGCAGCGCCTGATGCGGCGACCGGAACTTCAGAGCAGCGAGGTCCTGCAGACTCATGA